In one Thermincola ferriacetica genomic region, the following are encoded:
- the minE gene encoding cell division topological specificity factor MinE, translating into MLDFLYRVFGKESTASKNVAKERLRLVLVQDRASVSPQLLENLKEDLIAVISKYMDIDEKALEVNFNNLDDHSVALYANIPVLGMKRINLEEKIG; encoded by the coding sequence TTGCTGGATTTTTTATACAGGGTATTTGGAAAAGAGTCCACGGCCAGTAAAAATGTGGCCAAAGAAAGATTGCGCCTTGTTTTGGTTCAGGATAGGGCCAGTGTATCGCCGCAGCTTTTGGAAAATTTGAAGGAAGACCTGATAGCGGTTATATCCAAATATATGGATATTGACGAAAAAGCGCTGGAAGTAAACTTCAATAACTTGGACGATCACAGTGTGGCTTTATATGCAAACATTCCCGTCTTAGGGATGAAAAGAATCAATCTGGAAGAAAAAATTGGGTAA
- the minC gene encoding septum site-determining protein MinC, whose amino-acid sequence MRKNKSSKAKKLLLRKGKNSELTLEMDSEGEEMTSQKNDHGLQTKNTFAIAPDGDENTILIKRTLRSGQSIKFDGNVVVLGDINPGAEVIAGGNIIIMGSLRGVAHAGAGGDETATVAAFKLQPTQLRIANHITRAPDGDYGSPDQPEIARIKDGVVTIEAYQIGQDKQMKIG is encoded by the coding sequence TTGCGGAAGAACAAAAGTTCCAAAGCTAAGAAATTATTGCTTCGGAAGGGAAAAAACAGTGAGCTTACCCTGGAAATGGACAGCGAGGGTGAAGAGATGACTTCCCAGAAAAATGACCATGGCCTCCAAACTAAAAACACTTTTGCAATCGCGCCTGATGGGGATGAAAATACGATCCTGATTAAGCGAACCCTGCGTTCCGGCCAATCTATTAAATTTGACGGCAATGTGGTTGTGTTGGGGGATATCAATCCGGGAGCCGAAGTAATTGCCGGAGGTAATATCATTATCATGGGTTCTCTGCGGGGCGTGGCTCATGCAGGAGCCGGCGGGGATGAAACTGCAACGGTTGCTGCCTTTAAGTTACAGCCCACCCAACTCAGAATAGCTAACCATATCACGAGGGCACCGGATGGAGACTATGGTTCTCCAGATCAGCCGGAAATAGCCAGAATCAAAGATGGTGTCGTAACGATCGAAGCATATCAAATCGGACAGGATAAACAAATGAAGATAGGTTAA
- the minD gene encoding septum site-determining protein MinD has protein sequence MGEVLVITSGKGGVGKTTTSANIGTGLAALGYKVVLVDTDIGLRNLDVVLGLENRIVYDIVDVTHGKCRLKQALIKDKRFEGLHLLPAAQTKDKTAVTPEQMQELCAELKKEFDYVVIDCPAGIEQGFKNAIAGAERAIVVTTPEVSAVRDADRIIGLLEASDLRSPKLIVNRLRPKMVKKGDMMGIEDIIDILAIDLIGVVPEDEMIVVSTNRGEPAVLDNNSKAGQAYRNIAKRITGQDVPFMNLEAEGGFVEKLKSLIRFR, from the coding sequence ATGGGAGAAGTTCTGGTAATTACCTCTGGAAAGGGAGGGGTTGGAAAAACAACTACCAGCGCCAATATTGGAACCGGATTGGCTGCTTTGGGATATAAAGTTGTTTTGGTTGACACTGATATTGGGTTAAGAAACCTTGATGTAGTACTTGGCCTGGAAAACAGAATTGTGTACGACATAGTTGATGTGACTCATGGAAAATGTCGTCTCAAGCAGGCTTTAATCAAAGACAAACGATTTGAGGGTTTACACCTGCTGCCTGCCGCGCAGACAAAGGACAAGACGGCAGTAACTCCGGAGCAAATGCAGGAACTTTGCGCTGAACTGAAAAAAGAATTTGATTATGTAGTCATTGACTGCCCGGCGGGTATTGAACAAGGCTTCAAAAACGCCATAGCCGGTGCGGAAAGGGCTATTGTGGTCACTACCCCGGAGGTTTCCGCCGTAAGGGACGCGGACAGAATTATCGGTTTGTTGGAAGCATCAGATTTAAGAAGCCCCAAACTTATAGTCAACCGGTTAAGACCGAAAATGGTTAAGAAAGGCGACATGATGGGAATTGAGGATATTATTGATATTTTAGCCATAGACCTGATTGGGGTTGTACCGGAAGACGAAATGATTGTGGTATCAACCAACAGGGGCGAGCCGGCAGTTTTGGACAATAATTCCAAAGCAGGACAGGCATATCGTAATATCGCCAAGCGGATAACGGGCCAGGATGTTCCGTTTATGAACCTGGAAGCTGAGGGAGGTTTTGTTGAGAAGTTAAAGAGCCTGATACGGTTCAGATAA
- the mrdA gene encoding penicillin-binding protein 2 has protein sequence MPTKVVKVKLKIFLALVAVIFIILISRLGYLQLIQTEQFKTMSEQNRIKFVSIPAPRGEIRTRDGKVLVKDRPVYSVSIVYLGLKNQEEVVKKLAAILGMDPKEINAAINDANVRKFEPIKIKKDVPLDIVTKIEERRQELPGVEINVEPMRQYVYGNFAPHILGYIQEIKKEQLEAKKNEGYNLGDRYGQAGLENTYESVLRGVDGDRQVEVDRNQHPVRELDIRPPVAGNNLILNIDFNVQKAAEEALDRVLYRLQTKGTDKKYPNARAGAVVLLDVRTGKVLAMASKPGFDPNIFNGKITKAQSEALFSPNNPFPAFNNRAMMPYAPGSTFKMVTATAVLETKKARPSDTIYDSGSVFLYGRSYKCWRPSGHGRVDLVKAIQVSCNVYFYQMGLRAKVENIAKYALQYGLGQKTGIDLPGEKTGRVPTPEWKRQLNEGPLKAKYEKKYKAIEEKYDKLIANAQSERERKSLERKKESELRQKRAQYKIDKYWLVDWREFETVIMAIGQGDNLYTPLQMANYIATIANGGIRYKPYIVDKITDYQGRVVKQNKPEVMQKVDVSPQTLAVIRRGMAAVTEPGGTAASVFAGFPIKVAGKTGTAQTGKDPKTGLERDNHGWFVGFAPYDNPQVAVAAIVEYGGHGGSSAGYVARDVLAAYFKVKQQQNNSGRDAEE, from the coding sequence ATGCCAACAAAGGTAGTAAAAGTGAAATTAAAAATATTTTTAGCGTTGGTTGCGGTAATCTTTATTATCCTCATATCTCGTTTGGGGTATCTTCAGCTTATACAGACTGAACAATTCAAAACCATGTCGGAGCAGAACAGGATTAAATTTGTCTCTATCCCTGCACCGCGGGGTGAAATCAGAACCCGGGATGGAAAAGTACTGGTGAAAGACCGGCCTGTTTATAGCGTTTCTATTGTCTACCTTGGTTTAAAGAACCAGGAGGAAGTGGTAAAAAAACTGGCCGCTATTCTAGGTATGGACCCAAAGGAAATAAATGCGGCTATAAATGACGCCAATGTCAGGAAATTCGAGCCTATAAAAATAAAAAAGGATGTTCCCCTGGACATTGTTACTAAAATCGAAGAACGCCGACAGGAACTGCCGGGGGTGGAAATAAACGTGGAACCTATGCGGCAGTATGTTTACGGTAATTTTGCTCCTCATATATTGGGGTATATTCAGGAGATCAAAAAAGAACAGTTGGAGGCCAAGAAAAACGAAGGGTATAATTTAGGCGACAGGTACGGCCAGGCCGGACTGGAAAATACTTACGAAAGTGTATTGCGGGGCGTGGACGGGGACCGACAGGTAGAAGTGGACCGGAACCAGCATCCTGTTAGGGAGCTGGATATAAGGCCGCCTGTTGCCGGTAATAACCTTATCCTCAATATTGATTTTAACGTGCAAAAGGCGGCTGAGGAAGCCCTCGACAGGGTTTTGTATCGGTTGCAGACTAAGGGCACCGACAAAAAATATCCCAATGCCAGGGCTGGGGCCGTAGTGTTGCTGGACGTCAGGACCGGTAAGGTATTGGCTATGGCCAGTAAACCAGGTTTTGATCCTAATATATTTAACGGTAAAATTACTAAGGCTCAATCTGAAGCGCTTTTCAGCCCTAATAATCCTTTTCCTGCCTTTAACAACCGGGCCATGATGCCCTATGCACCGGGGTCCACCTTCAAAATGGTTACTGCAACGGCCGTTTTGGAAACGAAAAAAGCCCGGCCCAGCGATACCATTTATGACTCGGGTTCCGTATTTTTATACGGGCGTTCTTATAAATGCTGGAGACCGTCGGGTCACGGCCGGGTTGACCTGGTTAAAGCCATTCAGGTATCCTGCAACGTTTACTTCTACCAGATGGGATTAAGGGCCAAAGTGGAGAATATTGCGAAGTATGCGCTGCAGTATGGCCTGGGCCAGAAAACAGGCATTGATTTGCCCGGTGAAAAAACAGGCCGTGTGCCTACTCCTGAGTGGAAGAGACAATTAAACGAGGGGCCCCTCAAGGCGAAATACGAGAAGAAATATAAAGCCATAGAAGAAAAATATGATAAGTTAATAGCCAATGCCCAGTCTGAGCGCGAAAGAAAATCTCTCGAAAGGAAGAAAGAATCAGAATTGCGCCAGAAGCGGGCCCAGTATAAGATCGACAAATACTGGCTGGTAGATTGGCGTGAATTTGAGACCGTTATCATGGCTATCGGCCAGGGTGATAACCTCTATACTCCGCTGCAGATGGCTAATTACATCGCAACTATTGCCAATGGGGGCATACGTTATAAACCATATATTGTCGATAAGATAACTGATTATCAGGGCAGGGTTGTCAAACAGAACAAGCCGGAGGTAATGCAAAAGGTTGATGTGTCTCCGCAGACTCTGGCTGTTATTCGCCGGGGTATGGCAGCGGTAACGGAACCGGGTGGTACAGCAGCGTCGGTGTTTGCCGGTTTTCCTATAAAGGTTGCCGGTAAAACAGGAACCGCCCAGACGGGCAAAGACCCCAAAACAGGCCTGGAACGTGATAACCATGGTTGGTTCGTCGGGTTTGCCCCTTATGATAATCCGCAGGTGGCAGTAGCGGCAATTGTCGAATATGGCGGGCACGGGGGGAGTTCCGCGGGATATGTGGCCCGGGATGTTTTAGCCGCATATTTTAAAGTCAAGCAGCAGCAAAACAATAGCGGCAGGGACGCAGAGGAATAG
- the mreC gene encoding rod shape-determining protein MreC, protein MFRYLFNRYTMGVLVVVIGVLVLIHYTSFDRQGLTKAEEIVKDLISPIQAGVMKVTNSISGNMSALLSFGKIKKENDELKKQIAELQKQNNLLKEYEYQNLRLREMLDFKDSIAGNYQLVAASVIGHNPSNWFKVITLNRGNADGIKKDMAVVTDKGLVGRIINVAEHSSDVLLILDNNSAVGGIVQVTRTPGVVEGLSDNSGYVRMIHIPKDAPIRENQVVVSSGLGGIFPKGLPIGRVVRIQTQSNGLVKVALIRPFVDFNRLEEVFIIKQIFAPETSGLAEGE, encoded by the coding sequence TTGTTCCGGTACTTGTTTAACAGGTATACAATGGGGGTCCTGGTAGTTGTTATAGGTGTATTGGTTCTTATACATTACACGTCATTCGACAGGCAGGGCCTTACCAAAGCGGAAGAGATAGTAAAAGACCTAATTTCTCCGATTCAGGCCGGGGTTATGAAGGTAACCAATAGTATATCGGGAAATATGTCGGCTCTGTTATCCTTCGGCAAAATCAAAAAGGAAAATGATGAACTGAAGAAGCAGATAGCGGAGCTGCAAAAACAGAATAACCTGCTAAAAGAGTATGAATACCAAAACCTCAGATTGAGGGAAATGCTGGACTTCAAAGATTCAATCGCCGGTAATTACCAGCTTGTTGCGGCATCCGTAATCGGCCATAACCCCAGCAACTGGTTTAAGGTCATCACTTTAAACCGGGGCAATGCGGACGGCATCAAAAAAGATATGGCGGTAGTCACTGATAAAGGATTGGTCGGAAGAATTATCAATGTGGCGGAACATTCCTCCGATGTCCTTTTAATCCTGGATAACAACAGCGCTGTAGGCGGTATTGTCCAGGTCACCAGAACGCCGGGCGTTGTAGAGGGATTATCTGATAATTCCGGCTATGTCAGGATGATTCACATTCCCAAAGATGCTCCTATCAGGGAAAACCAGGTGGTGGTGTCTTCCGGGCTGGGAGGAATATTTCCAAAGGGATTGCCTATAGGGCGGGTAGTAAGAATTCAGACTCAATCCAACGGTCTGGTAAAAGTGGCTTTGATACGTCCTTTTGTTGATTTTAACCGGCTTGAAGAAGTATTTATTATTAAGCAGATATTTGCTCCGGAAACTTCCGGCCTGGCAGAGGGGGAGTAA
- a CDS encoding rod shape-determining protein, which yields MFGLFSKDMGIDLGTANSSVYMKGKGIVLHEPSVVAIQRDTGQVLAVGEEAKQMIGRTPGNIVAIRPMKDGVIADFDTTQSMLRYFITKALKKRSFLVRPRVVVCVPSGVTAVEERAVREAALQAGAREAYLIEEPMAASIGAGLPVHEPTGNMIVDIGGGTSEVAVISLGGIVTSRSIRIGGDEMDEAIMQHIKRTYNLMVGERTAEEIKIKIGTAYPFPETESYEVRGRDLVTGLPKTVNITSEEVYKALSEPVSAILEAIKVTLEKTPPELAADIMDKGIVMAGGGSLLRGLDKLVSEETGMPVHVADEPLFCVAFGTGKVLENLDVLKRVLISPKKIS from the coding sequence ATGTTTGGGTTGTTTTCTAAGGATATGGGCATAGATTTGGGAACTGCCAATTCATCGGTCTATATGAAGGGCAAAGGCATAGTTCTGCACGAACCTTCCGTCGTCGCTATTCAGAGGGATACGGGCCAGGTTTTGGCCGTTGGTGAAGAAGCCAAGCAGATGATTGGCCGGACGCCGGGTAATATAGTGGCCATCAGGCCTATGAAGGATGGAGTAATAGCTGACTTTGACACAACACAGAGTATGTTAAGGTACTTTATCACCAAAGCGCTGAAAAAACGCTCGTTTTTGGTGCGGCCCAGGGTGGTTGTGTGCGTTCCGTCGGGAGTTACCGCTGTGGAAGAAAGGGCTGTCCGGGAAGCTGCCCTGCAGGCGGGCGCCCGGGAAGCCTATCTTATCGAGGAGCCCATGGCAGCATCTATAGGTGCCGGGCTTCCGGTTCATGAGCCGACGGGCAATATGATTGTTGATATTGGCGGTGGAACCAGTGAAGTGGCAGTCATATCTTTGGGTGGTATCGTTACCAGCCGGTCCATACGTATCGGTGGAGATGAAATGGACGAAGCCATTATGCAGCACATCAAACGTACTTATAATTTAATGGTCGGAGAACGTACTGCGGAAGAGATCAAGATTAAAATCGGTACCGCTTACCCTTTCCCCGAAACTGAAAGCTATGAAGTGAGGGGGAGAGACCTGGTCACAGGTTTGCCCAAAACAGTAAATATTACCTCAGAGGAAGTGTATAAAGCTTTATCAGAACCGGTAAGCGCCATTCTTGAAGCAATTAAGGTGACTTTGGAAAAGACTCCGCCGGAACTGGCCGCAGATATTATGGATAAGGGAATTGTCATGGCTGGTGGAGGTTCTCTGTTAAGAGGCCTGGACAAACTGGTCAGTGAAGAGACGGGCATGCCTGTCCATGTGGCAGATGAGCCTCTCTTCTGTGTGGCTTTTGGGACAGGTAAAGTGTTGGAAAACCTTGACGTGCTCAAAAGAGTATTAATTTCGCCCAAAAAAATCAGCTAG
- the mreD gene encoding rod shape-determining protein MreD: MRYAFLTFLFIISYIIESTVFSFFPVAGVKPDLILIFVVFYALLKGPQEGVLAGLIGGLTEDIFFGHFIGLNAFPMLVTGFLFGLLEKKVYKENFFIPILTVIAATWLNQSLVFLLGLSIEGFPANYVAVFQNVIFPTLIYNSCLSPFIYGKFYKSTQKRFFRQPDY, encoded by the coding sequence TTGCGTTACGCTTTTCTTACTTTCCTTTTTATTATCAGCTACATTATTGAATCCACCGTTTTTTCCTTTTTTCCCGTTGCCGGTGTTAAGCCGGATTTAATTTTAATTTTTGTGGTTTTCTATGCTTTGTTAAAAGGGCCCCAAGAAGGGGTTTTGGCAGGATTGATCGGTGGCTTGACAGAAGATATATTTTTCGGACACTTTATTGGGTTAAATGCCTTTCCTATGTTAGTGACCGGCTTTCTTTTCGGTCTGCTGGAAAAGAAGGTTTATAAGGAAAACTTTTTCATTCCTATTTTAACGGTTATTGCCGCCACATGGTTAAACCAAAGCCTGGTCTTTTTGCTGGGCCTAAGTATAGAAGGTTTCCCTGCTAATTATGTCGCTGTTTTCCAAAATGTTATTTTTCCCACCCTTATTTATAATTCCTGTTTATCCCCTTTTATTTACGGCAAGTTTTATAAATCTACCCAGAAGAGATTTTTCCGGCAACCTGATTATTAA